In Phacochoerus africanus isolate WHEZ1 chromosome 14, ROS_Pafr_v1, whole genome shotgun sequence, one genomic interval encodes:
- the SPACA3 gene encoding sperm acrosome membrane-associated protein 3 has translation MEARSRAPRRRPCPPGIVLLTLASLLSCLLTSGQAKVYSRCELARLLQDLGLDGFRGYSLANWVCLAYFASGFNTAAVDHEADGSTNSGIFQINSRKWCRNLNPSVPNLCQMYCSDLLNPNLKDTIICAMKIAQDPKGLGTWEAWRHHCQGKDLTDWVDGCDL, from the exons ATGGAAGCCCGGAGCCGGGCTCCCAGGAGGCGGCCGTGCCCACCCGGGATTGTGTTGTTGACCTTGGCCTCTCTGCTCAGCTGTCTGCTCACCTCCGGCCAGGCCAAGGTCTACAGTCGCTGCGAGCTGGCCAGACTGCTCCAGGATTTAGGCTTGGATGGATTCCGAGGATACAGCCTGGCTAACT GggtctgtctggcttacttcgcAAGTGGCTTCAACACAGCTGCTGTGGACCACGAAGCAGATGGAAGCACCAACAGTGGCATCTTCCAGATCAACAGCCGGAAGTGGTGCAGAAATCTCAACCCCAGTGTCCCCAACTTGTGCCAGATGTACTGCTCTG ACTTGTTGAATCCtaacctcaaggatactattaTCTGTGCCATGAAGATAGCTCAAGATCCCAAGGGGCTGGGGACCTG GGAGGCCTGGAGGCACCACTGCCAGGGCAAGGACCTCACTGACTGGGTCGATGGCTGTGACTTATAG